The Aspergillus nidulans FGSC A4 chromosome VIII genome contains the following window.
GTCTGTCGTTTCTGACTTATCAAGATGAAGGTCTCTCTCGTTACTCTGACCTCAGTGCTCGCCCTGGTTGCTGCCCAGGattcgtcttcgtcgtccgaGTCTTCTACCGAGACCTCTACTGCGCCGACCACTACTCCCAGCTTGACTGCTGCTGAACGATGCGCGCTCAACTGTACGGACCATTCTAATTTTCCATTAGGATACTGCGTATACTAATTAACCGCAGGTGGTGACAACGACCTCTGCTGCGTGGCCGCATGTTACAGCGTGCCTTGCCCTAGCGACCAGCAGgccaacaacaccaacacctGTGTCTCGCAGTGCGACCAGGGTGACGGTTCCGAGGAGGACATCCAGGCGTACGCTGAGTGCCAGGCTCGCTGCATCAGCAGCACTTACTTCCCTGGCACTGTGACCGTCACTAGCGCTCCCACCGGCAGCTCAACTGGCTCGAACACCGCCACGACCACTAGCTCGGGTGACGACGCCGACAGCACTGATGACTCCAACTCGGATGGTAAGCTCTCTTTTGGCACCGCGTCTCTTACCGCCACAAGTCCTGACCTATTTTTAGATTCGAGcgccaccagcaccaacgGCGACGAGGCAACCGCGACCGGCTCGGGCGACGAGCCCTCTGACACTAACGCTGCCGCCAGGCTCGgtgtctctgctgctggtctGGCAGGTCTCCTCATGGCCGCTTGGGCTCTGTAAGGGCCTTGCCGAAGCAATTCAGTCTGGTATGAAGTGCGGTGCTGATTGCACGATTCACGGGCCATGCAAGGCATTAATGGTTTGGATGGATTGGAACGTTGTCTGATGGTTATCTACATAGTCTTTACTTCTACTCTCTATTCTACTAATCACTGATCGATACCATAATAATTGAGTTAATTAACCCTGTACTCCTTGCTTCTCCCTTTCTGTTTTTCGCAAACTTCCAAGTCTATTTACAAGTTACAACGTCGCAGAATCAGATAGAATCCCCTGGATATTTCGCATACTTCGTACTCGAGAATAGACTGGGATGCCGATCGCTGCTCTTCGACTTGTTTCTGTGGGCCGGTGGGCCCATAAATAATCACCACCTGACGCCCGGGTACGAGATCTGTGGAGTGTGGAGACTGGAATGAACATCAG
Protein-coding sequences here:
- a CDS encoding uncharacterized protein (transcript_id=CADANIAT00002427), with protein sequence MKVSLVTLTSVLALVAAQDSSSSSESSTETSTAPTTTPSLTAAERCALNCGDNDLCCVAACYSVPCPSDQQANNTNTCVSQCDQGDGSEEDIQAYAECQARCISSTYFPGTVTVTSAPTGSSTGSNTATTTSSGDDADSTDDSNSDDSSATSTNGDEATATGSGDEPSDTNAAARLGVSAAGLAGLLMAAWAL